The Flavobacterium commune genome contains a region encoding:
- a CDS encoding OmpA family protein gives MKKYYISILLFGFFALQLSAQVGSRDTKADKDYDRFAYIDAIKTYERMFDRGYKSPDMLLKLANAYYFSGDLENAAKYYKELFATETIVTPECYYRFAQSLKSIKEYEKADEMMAKFNKENGNDLRAKLASTQKNYLDIIKKNSGRYIIENAGINSKYSDYGSSYYKGNLVFTSARDTGSFVKRMDPWTGEGFTNLYQSNIDSDGMLGNVKKAFENLNSKFHESTPVFTADAKTVYFTRNNYNAGKRGNDANKTTLLKIYRATLNGEKWENVTELPFNNDNYSVAHPALSFDEKTLYFASDMPGTLGQSDLYKVKIYDDGTYGTPENLGKGINTEGRETFPFVTEKNELYFASDGHPGLGGMDVFVAKARQDGSFKEVLNVGEPLNSSKDDFALLINPATKIGYVTSNRDGGLGGDDIYKVKENRSIEYPCEQFLAGKVTDVETSQLITNAKVSLYNSSYQLLKSSATNDKGEFDFGEVECEAKYYIKTEKEAYNTDEISTTIADNTGKTFVPVTIEKTLKKVTVGDDIAKVFGIKIIYFDLNKSDIRADAALELSKILDVMMQNPTIKIDIRSHTDSRNTAMYNWKLSERRAAATKAWLIQNGIEVSRLTAVGYGESKLVNKCADGVECTEDEHQANRRSEFVIVSIK, from the coding sequence ATGAAAAAGTATTACATATCCATATTGTTGTTTGGCTTTTTTGCTTTGCAACTTTCAGCACAGGTAGGTTCCAGAGATACAAAGGCAGATAAAGATTATGACAGATTCGCTTATATTGATGCGATTAAAACCTACGAACGCATGTTTGACAGAGGCTATAAGTCTCCGGATATGCTGCTAAAGTTGGCTAATGCTTATTATTTCAGTGGCGATTTAGAAAACGCTGCTAAATATTACAAAGAGTTATTTGCAACCGAAACCATTGTGACTCCCGAATGTTATTATCGATTTGCTCAATCTTTAAAGTCGATTAAAGAGTATGAAAAAGCCGATGAAATGATGGCTAAGTTTAACAAGGAAAACGGTAATGATTTAAGAGCAAAACTCGCTTCAACTCAAAAAAACTACCTTGATATTATTAAGAAAAATTCAGGAAGATATATCATTGAAAATGCCGGAATCAACTCTAAATATTCCGATTATGGAAGTTCTTATTACAAAGGAAATCTGGTCTTTACTTCGGCTCGGGATACTGGGAGTTTTGTAAAACGAATGGATCCATGGACAGGAGAGGGCTTTACTAATTTGTACCAATCCAACATTGATTCAGATGGCATGTTGGGTAATGTAAAAAAAGCATTCGAAAATTTGAATAGCAAGTTTCATGAGTCAACTCCTGTTTTTACTGCCGATGCTAAAACGGTATACTTTACCCGAAACAATTATAATGCAGGTAAGCGTGGCAATGATGCCAATAAAACTACTTTACTGAAAATTTACAGAGCCACTTTAAATGGTGAAAAATGGGAGAATGTGACCGAATTACCTTTTAATAATGACAATTACAGTGTGGCACATCCAGCCTTGAGTTTTGACGAAAAGACCTTGTATTTTGCTTCGGATATGCCGGGAACTTTAGGGCAGTCCGATCTTTATAAGGTGAAAATATATGACGATGGAACTTATGGAACTCCTGAGAATTTAGGAAAAGGAATCAATACCGAAGGCAGGGAAACTTTTCCATTTGTAACCGAAAAAAACGAACTCTATTTTGCCTCAGATGGTCATCCCGGTTTGGGAGGAATGGATGTTTTTGTTGCAAAAGCCAGACAGGACGGAAGCTTTAAAGAAGTTTTAAATGTGGGTGAACCCTTGAATAGTTCTAAGGATGATTTTGCTTTGTTAATTAATCCTGCTACTAAAATAGGTTATGTTACTTCAAACAGAGATGGGGGGTTAGGAGGAGACGATATCTATAAAGTTAAAGAAAACAGATCAATTGAATATCCATGCGAGCAGTTTTTAGCAGGAAAAGTGACCGATGTTGAGACTAGTCAATTGATTACAAATGCTAAGGTGAGTTTGTATAACAGTAGTTATCAATTGTTGAAATCATCGGCCACTAACGACAAAGGTGAGTTTGATTTTGGAGAAGTCGAATGTGAGGCTAAATATTATATCAAAACTGAAAAAGAAGCTTATAATACCGACGAAATCTCTACAACAATTGCTGATAATACTGGTAAAACTTTTGTTCCGGTTACCATAGAAAAAACCTTGAAAAAAGTAACTGTTGGTGATGATATTGCTAAGGTATTCGGGATAAAAATCATCTATTTTGATTTGAATAAATCCGATATCCGAGCTGATGCAGCTTTAGAATTGTCTAAGATTTTAGATGTAATGATGCAAAATCCAACGATCAAAATTGATATTCGTTCGCATACCGATAGTAGAAATACAGCTATGTACAATTGGAAATTATCAGAAAGGAGAGCAGCTGCCACTAAAGCCTGGTTGATTCAAAACGGAATTGAAGTTTCCCGATTGACCGCTGTGGGTTACGGAGAGTCAAAATTAGTTAATAAATGTGCCGATGGTGTTGAATGTACTGAAGATGAACACCAGGCCAATAGACGAAGTGAATTTGTAATTGTTTCAATAAAGTAA
- a CDS encoding DUF7507 domain-containing protein, giving the protein MRNNYLDLFNKNVIKNTLLRNIQHQLFLFIGLFIVSFNSFGQCNVATPTPFVSANFDDLSVSTNTSGGCISLLGCGIFNESRLINASLTDFATASFGVLSIGTNHSLRVTDGNSTFAAGTFAGFKIAPAGGLLSLDLLNGIRIRTYNDGVLRETMSGASLLGLTLLSSPTDYIVGFNTALTFDAVEIVLDGGVSLLSSTDIYHAVIREYCAGPALDCNTVTKLSLPTHPVAISQANTGMSGVSVGSVTDVENAISASDTDYATINLTVGLLASGSIAIKEMITDYPAGTYAGVEIENLNLLSIAALGNVVVSTYLDGVLREQFSGTNLVANASLLASGGRFKLGFVANQSFDEVKLSVNQTIGLNLGTTRVYGAVFQRFCAGPELTCNMQTVMNTPAYPVYINNVNSGINGLVCALCTVTNQDNLIDADLSNYASVNLSVGVGTTGSLSVKDQITNYPAGTFAGYTIENPALLNVDALGAVRVTTYLDGVQQESKSGNGPLVAVGTDLLVGTGKQTIGFVATLLFDEVRITFQNLVAVNLGEVKVYSAVFQRLCNPIVECNQNYLWTNPAFPVTINGDNTGIEGVACVACAVNDTDNLLTADETDFANITLIAGVVGSGSVAVKDHLFTYPKGTFAGFVIRDLGTLAQVNLLQSMTISTYNNGILQEARSAAQLIDLSLLGIDVLGSTPGVYNVGFKTNLAFDEIKLTLNSVASVINSINVYGAFVNTSESDDEGSGNLSCNSSSISVTKDGTYVDANNDGIVNAGDRVDYAFDVRNTGSKTLTNVTVTDNNATVSGSPIATLAPAGNDTASYTATYMITQADIDAGVVYNLATVTATTNLGTIITATSTDPTPCTTCPVNPACPDCTATPIAQTNSIGLVKTAVVGGTGVLGDVITYTFAVTNTGNTTLTNVVVTDPMAGLVISGSPIASLAPGATNATVKGIYIITQADVNVGMVTNSALVTAKDPQNNDVTDISGTTLATDDSTETSVSQTNSIALVKTASVVGAGGLGDTVNYTFAVTNTGTTTLTNVVVTDPMPGLVISGSPIASLAPGATDISVTGTYTITQADVDAGMVTNSALVTAKDPQNNNVTDVSGTTVTTDDSTETPVGQRSTIALVKTANVAAVREFGDTITYTFAVTNTGTTTLTDVVVTDPMPGLLISGSPIASLAPGVTDTTITGTYTITQADVDAGKVVNSALVTAKDPLDNDVTDISGTTIGTNNSTETPVTQTSSITLVKTAVVGGTGVLGDVITYTFTVKNTGTTTLKNILVSDPMVGLSITGNPIASLAPGATNTSITGTYTITQADIDAGKVSNSALVTAKDSQNNNVTDISGTTETTNDTTETPLTQNHAIALVKTAVVGGTGVLGNVITYTFAVRNTGNTTLTNVVVTDPMVGLVISGSPIASLAPGATNTSITGTYTITQADIDAGKVSNSALVTAKDPQNNNVTDISGTTETTNDSTETPLTQNHAIALVKTAVVGGTGVLGDVITYTFTVKNTGTTTLKNILVSDPMVGLSITGNPIASLAPGATNTSITGTYTITQADIDAGKVSNSALVTAKDPQNNNVTDISGTTETTNDSTETPLTQNHAIALVKTAVVGGTGVLGNVITYTFAVRNIGNTTLTNVVVTDPMPGLVISGSPIASLAPGATNTSITGTYTITQADIDAGKVSNSALVTAKDQQNNNVTDISGTTETTNDTTETPLAQNHAIALVKTAVVGGTGVLGNVITYTFAVRNTGNTTLTNVVVTDPMVGLVISGSPIASLAPGATNTSITGTYTITQADIDAGKVSNSALVTAKDPQNNNVTDISGTTETTNDSTETPLTQNHAIALVKTAVVGGTGVLGNVITYTFAVRNTGNTTLTNVVVTDPMVGLVISGSPIASLAPGATNTSITGTYAITQADIDAGKVSNSALVTAKDPQNNNVTDISGTTETTNDTTETPLAQNHAIALVKTAVVGGTGVLGNVITYTFAVRNTGNTTLTNVVVTDPMVGLVISGSPIASLAPGATNNTIVGTYVLTQADVDAGEITNSALVVAKDPQGNDVEDISGTTITNDNPTITEITANPSISVTKDGVYIDANNDGLTNVGDHINYTFVVRNTGNTTLYDVVVTDEKVTIVGSPIPTLAYNTSNSTAFTATYVITQADIDAGLVYNLALVKATTPKETEVTNTSTDPTPCVSCPVNPDCPTCTITPLAQSPKIALMLVGEFQDENNDDQAQIGETIQYTYTIMNMGNVPLSNVWIQDTKVGLDMNSGTINMPIGAMDNTTFTATYTLTQQDIIAGNVHNQAIVFGTSPLGVVVQDLSDDDSPLEDDSTVIGIEGCVVEVFNAVSPNVGSVYERVLYIRGLDCYPDNTVQVFDRWGVKVYEVDGYNNRDKAFRGISEGRTTVSQSKGLPNGTYFYILKYVDIEGKGHDKSGYLHLIND; this is encoded by the coding sequence GAGGATGTATTTCGCTTTTAGGATGCGGGATATTTAATGAAAGCCGCTTAATCAATGCCAGTTTGACCGATTTTGCTACGGCAAGTTTTGGAGTGCTAAGTATTGGTACCAATCATTCGTTGCGTGTAACTGATGGGAATTCAACTTTTGCAGCGGGTACTTTTGCCGGATTTAAGATAGCTCCTGCCGGAGGACTGCTTAGTTTGGATTTATTAAACGGAATAAGGATACGAACTTATAACGATGGTGTTTTAAGAGAAACAATGTCGGGAGCTTCTTTATTGGGATTAACATTGCTTTCCAGTCCAACTGATTATATTGTTGGGTTTAATACTGCTCTAACATTTGATGCTGTCGAAATAGTATTAGATGGAGGAGTGTCTTTATTAAGTTCTACTGATATTTACCATGCAGTAATAAGGGAATATTGCGCCGGACCTGCCTTAGACTGTAATACAGTTACTAAACTAAGTTTGCCTACTCATCCGGTTGCTATTAGTCAGGCTAATACAGGAATGTCAGGAGTAAGCGTGGGCAGTGTTACCGATGTTGAAAATGCAATTAGTGCCAGTGATACTGATTATGCAACTATTAACTTAACTGTTGGTTTGCTGGCTTCAGGAAGTATAGCCATAAAAGAGATGATTACTGATTATCCTGCCGGAACTTATGCCGGTGTTGAAATTGAGAATTTGAATCTTTTAAGTATAGCTGCTTTAGGAAATGTTGTGGTTTCGACTTATTTGGACGGAGTACTTCGGGAACAATTTTCAGGGACTAATTTGGTTGCTAATGCTTCATTGCTTGCTTCGGGAGGACGTTTTAAACTGGGATTTGTTGCGAATCAGTCATTTGATGAAGTAAAACTGTCCGTTAATCAGACAATAGGTTTAAATCTGGGGACTACCAGAGTATATGGAGCAGTTTTTCAGAGATTCTGTGCAGGACCTGAGCTCACTTGTAATATGCAAACAGTAATGAACACACCGGCATATCCGGTATATATTAATAATGTCAATTCGGGAATTAATGGTTTAGTGTGTGCATTGTGTACGGTAACTAATCAGGATAATTTAATAGATGCTGACCTTAGTAATTATGCCAGTGTCAATTTATCTGTAGGGGTAGGAACAACAGGAAGTCTGTCTGTAAAAGACCAAATAACTAATTATCCTGCAGGAACATTTGCCGGTTATACTATAGAAAATCCAGCCTTGCTTAATGTTGATGCTTTAGGAGCTGTAAGGGTAACTACTTATTTAGATGGTGTTCAACAGGAATCAAAATCGGGTAATGGACCATTAGTTGCTGTTGGAACTGATTTGTTAGTTGGAACAGGAAAACAGACGATAGGTTTTGTTGCTACATTGCTTTTTGATGAGGTTCGAATTACATTTCAAAATCTGGTTGCAGTAAATCTTGGAGAAGTTAAAGTATATAGTGCGGTTTTTCAAAGATTATGTAATCCAATAGTTGAATGTAATCAAAATTATCTTTGGACAAATCCGGCTTTTCCGGTAACAATAAATGGAGATAATACCGGTATTGAGGGCGTGGCCTGTGTGGCCTGTGCAGTAAATGATACCGATAATTTATTAACAGCTGACGAAACTGATTTTGCCAATATTACTTTGATTGCAGGAGTAGTAGGCTCGGGTTCTGTAGCGGTAAAAGATCATTTGTTTACTTATCCTAAAGGAACTTTTGCAGGTTTTGTTATTAGAGATTTAGGAACATTAGCACAGGTAAATTTATTGCAATCGATGACAATAAGCACCTATAACAATGGCATTTTGCAAGAAGCAAGATCAGCAGCTCAGTTAATCGATTTATCTCTTTTAGGAATTGATGTTTTAGGATCTACTCCGGGAGTTTATAATGTTGGTTTCAAAACTAATTTAGCCTTTGACGAAATTAAATTGACTTTAAATTCTGTAGCAAGTGTCATCAATTCTATAAATGTATATGGAGCATTTGTAAATACTTCAGAAAGTGATGATGAAGGTAGTGGAAATTTGTCTTGTAATTCTTCATCCATTTCAGTAACAAAAGACGGGACTTATGTAGATGCTAACAATGACGGAATTGTAAATGCCGGTGATAGAGTGGATTATGCTTTTGATGTAAGAAATACAGGTAGTAAAACTTTAACTAATGTAACTGTAACGGATAATAATGCCACAGTAAGCGGAAGTCCAATAGCTACTTTAGCTCCGGCTGGAAATGATACAGCCTCATATACAGCGACTTATATGATAACTCAGGCTGATATTGATGCCGGAGTGGTTTATAATTTAGCAACGGTTACTGCCACAACTAATTTGGGTACAATTATTACTGCAACTTCAACTGATCCAACACCATGTACAACTTGTCCGGTAAACCCAGCTTGTCCGGATTGTACGGCTACTCCAATAGCTCAAACGAATTCTATTGGCTTGGTGAAAACCGCAGTAGTAGGAGGAACAGGAGTTTTAGGTGATGTTATTACTTATACTTTTGCTGTTACCAATACAGGAAATACTACTTTGACTAATGTTGTTGTGACTGATCCAATGGCAGGGTTAGTGATTTCAGGAAGTCCGATAGCCAGTTTAGCTCCGGGAGCAACTAATGCTACTGTTAAAGGGATTTATATTATTACTCAGGCTGATGTTAATGTAGGTATGGTAACTAACTCAGCATTAGTAACAGCCAAAGATCCCCAGAATAATGATGTTACTGATATTTCGGGAACTACATTGGCTACGGATGATAGTACCGAAACATCTGTAAGTCAGACTAATTCGATTGCTTTAGTTAAAACAGCAAGTGTTGTAGGCGCAGGAGGTTTAGGAGATACTGTTAATTACACTTTTGCAGTAACCAATACAGGAACAACAACTTTGACTAATGTTGTTGTGACTGATCCAATGCCAGGATTAGTAATTTCAGGAAGTCCAATAGCCAGTTTAGCTCCAGGGGCTACCGATATTAGTGTAACTGGAACTTACACCATTACGCAAGCAGATGTCGATGCAGGAATGGTAACTAATTCGGCTTTAGTAACTGCTAAAGATCCACAGAATAATAATGTAACCGATGTTTCAGGAACAACAGTTACTACCGATGATAGTACCGAAACTCCGGTTGGGCAAAGATCAACAATTGCATTGGTTAAAACAGCAAATGTGGCAGCAGTTAGAGAATTTGGAGATACAATTACTTACACTTTTGCAGTAACCAATACAGGAACAACAACTTTAACTGATGTTGTAGTAACCGATCCAATGCCAGGATTGCTGATTTCAGGAAGCCCTATTGCAAGTTTAGCACCTGGGGTTACTGATACAACTATAACAGGAACTTACACTATTACGCAAGCCGATGTCGATGCAGGAAAAGTTGTTAACTCCGCTTTGGTAACTGCTAAGGATCCATTGGATAATGATGTAACGGATATTTCAGGGACTACAATAGGAACCAATAATAGTACCGAAACTCCGGTTACACAAACTTCATCTATTACTTTAGTAAAAACCGCAGTAGTAGGAGGAACAGGAGTTTTAGGGGATGTTATTACTTATACATTTACAGTAAAAAATACAGGAACAACAACATTAAAGAATATTTTAGTGTCCGATCCGATGGTGGGTTTAAGTATAACAGGAAATCCAATAGCCAGTTTAGCTCCTGGAGCTACAAATACAAGTATTACAGGGACTTACACCATTACTCAAGCCGATATTGATGCCGGAAAAGTAAGCAACTCGGCTTTGGTAACAGCCAAGGATTCACAAAATAATAATGTAACGGATATTTCAGGAACTACAGAAACCACTAATGATACTACCGAAACTCCGCTTACCCAAAATCATGCTATTGCCTTGGTGAAAACTGCAGTAGTAGGAGGAACAGGAGTTTTAGGAAATGTTATCACTTATACATTTGCAGTAAGAAATACAGGAAATACTACTTTGACAAATGTTGTGGTTACTGACCCAATGGTTGGTTTAGTGATTTCAGGAAGTCCAATAGCCAGTTTAGCTCCTGGAGCTACCAATACAAGTATTACAGGAACTTACACCATCACCCAAGCCGATATTGATGCCGGAAAAGTAAGCAACTCGGCTTTGGTAACCGCCAAGGATCCTCAAAATAATAATGTAACGGATATTTCAGGAACTACAGAAACCACTAATGATAGTACCGAAACTCCGCTTACCCAAAATCATGCTATTGCCTTGGTGAAAACTGCAGTAGTAGGAGGAACAGGAGTTTTAGGGGATGTTATTACTTATACATTTACAGTGAAAAATACAGGAACAACAACATTAAAGAATATTTTAGTGTCCGATCCGATGGTGGGTTTAAGTATAACAGGAAATCCAATAGCCAGTTTAGCTCCTGGAGCTACCAATACAAGTATTACGGGAACTTACACTATCACCCAAGCCGATATTGATGCCGGAAAAGTAAGCAACTCGGCTTTAGTAACTGCTAAAGATCCACAGAATAATAATGTAACGGATATTTCAGGAACTACAGAAACCACTAATGATAGTACCGAAACTCCGCTTACCCAAAATCATGCTATTGCCTTGGTGAAAACCGCAGTAGTAGGAGGAACAGGAGTTTTAGGAAATGTTATCACTTATACATTTGCAGTAAGAAATATAGGAAATACTACTTTGACTAATGTTGTTGTGACTGATCCAATGCCAGGATTAGTAATTTCAGGAAGTCCAATAGCCAGTTTAGCTCCTGGAGCTACCAATACAAGTATTACGGGAACTTACACCATCACTCAAGCCGATATTGATGCCGGAAAAGTAAGCAACTCGGCTTTAGTAACTGCTAAAGATCAACAGAATAATAATGTGACGGATATTTCAGGAACTACAGAAACCACTAATGATACTACCGAAACTCCGCTTGCCCAAAATCATGCTATTGCCTTGGTGAAAACCGCAGTAGTAGGAGGAACAGGAGTTTTAGGAAATGTTATCACTTATACATTTGCAGTAAGAAATACAGGAAATACTACTTTGACAAATGTTGTGGTTACTGACCCAATGGTTGGTCTAGTGATTTCAGGAAGTCCAATAGCCAGCTTAGCTCCTGGAGCTACCAATACAAGTATTACGGGAACTTACACCATCACTCAAGCCGATATTGATGCCGGAAAAGTAAGCAACTCGGCTTTGGTAACAGCCAAGGATCCACAAAATAATAATGTAACGGATATTTCAGGAACTACAGAAACTACTAATGATAGTACCGAAACGCCGCTTACCCAAAATCATGCTATTGCCTTAGTGAAAACCGCAGTAGTAGGAGGAACAGGAGTTTTAGGAAATGTTATCACTTATACATTTGCAGTAAGAAATACAGGAAATACTACTTTGACAAATGTTGTGGTTACTGACCCAATGGTTGGTTTAGTGATTTCAGGAAGTCCAATAGCTAGTTTAGCTCCTGGGGCTACGAATACAAGTATTACGGGGACTTACGCCATCACTCAAGCCGATATTGATGCCGGAAAAGTAAGCAACTCGGCTTTAGTAACTGCTAAAGATCCACAGAATAATAATGTGACGGATATTTCAGGAACTACAGAAACCACTAATGATACTACCGAAACTCCGCTTGCCCAAAATCATGCTATTGCCTTGGTGAAAACCGCAGTAGTAGGAGGAACAGGAGTTTTAGGAAATGTTATCACTTATACATTTGCAGTAAGAAATACAGGAAATACTACTTTGACAAATGTTGTGGTTACTGACCCAATGGTTGGTTTAGTGATTTCAGGAAGTCCAATAGCCAGCTTAGCTCCTGGGGCTACTAATAATACTATTGTTGGGACTTATGTTTTAACACAGGCTGATGTTGATGCCGGTGAAATAACAAATTCGGCCTTAGTAGTGGCTAAAGATCCGCAAGGGAATGATGTTGAAGATATATCAGGTACAACAATTACTAATGATAATCCAACAATTACTGAAATTACAGCAAACCCTTCTATTAGTGTTACTAAAGACGGTGTTTATATTGATGCTAATAATGATGGATTAACAAATGTAGGAGATCATATTAATTACACTTTTGTGGTTAGAAATACAGGAAATACAACACTTTATGATGTAGTTGTAACTGATGAAAAAGTTACAATAGTAGGAAGTCCTATTCCAACTTTGGCTTATAATACTTCAAATAGTACCGCTTTTACGGCAACTTATGTTATCACTCAGGCTGATATTGATGCCGGTTTAGTTTATAATTTAGCTCTTGTTAAAGCAACTACACCTAAAGAAACAGAAGTAACCAATACATCAACCGATCCTACACCTTGTGTTAGTTGTCCGGTTAATCCGGATTGTCCAACATGTACGATTACTCCATTAGCCCAATCTCCAAAGATAGCATTAATGTTAGTGGGTGAATTTCAGGATGAGAATAATGATGATCAGGCACAAATAGGAGAGACAATCCAATATACTTACACGATTATGAATATGGGTAATGTACCATTGTCTAATGTTTGGATTCAGGATACAAAGGTTGGGCTTGATATGAATTCGGGCACTATTAATATGCCTATTGGAGCTATGGATAATACCACTTTTACAGCAACTTATACACTTACTCAGCAGGATATTATTGCAGGAAATGTTCACAATCAGGCAATAGTATTTGGAACAAGTCCACTGGGAGTTGTAGTTCAGGATTTGTCAGATGATGATAGTCCGTTAGAAGATGATTCCACTGTAATAGGTATTGAAGGCTGTGTTGTAGAGGTTTTTAATGCCGTTTCTCCAAATGTAGGTTCAGTATATGAAAGGGTTTTATACATAAGAGGATTGGATTGTTATCCTGATAATACTGTTCAGGTATTTGACCGTTGGGGAGTGAAAGTCTATGAAGTAGATGGTTATAATAATAGGGATAAGGCGTTTAGGGGAATTTCCGAAGGAAGAACAACGGTAAGTCAATCCAAAGGTTTGCCAAACGGAACATATTTCTACATCCTTAAATATGTAGATATAGAAGGAAAAGGACATGATAAATCAGGTTATCTGCATTTAATTAATGATTAA
- a CDS encoding PorP/SprF family type IX secretion system membrane protein, whose product MKTNSIILLLLLAMVPGFAQQDSQYTHYMYNTITINPAYAGSRGVTSIFGLHRTQWVGLDGAPTTNAFSIHSPIQNSRLGIGLSFVNDKIGAGDQSNIGADLSYSIPTSEKYDLSFGIKVSADLLNVDYTKLNRYDPSNPLFQNNIDNEFAPNVGAGVYYHSDQLYLGFSVPNFLNVRHFDDNASAAVKDRLHYYLMGGYVFDLSPSVKLKPSVLTKIVSGAPLQVDLSANVLLQDKVSLGLAYRWSAAATAMAGIQITDGLLVGYSYDFDTTSLENYNSGSHEIFLRFELFNIQRRIITPRFF is encoded by the coding sequence ATGAAAACAAATTCTATAATACTACTTCTGTTGTTAGCAATGGTGCCTGGTTTTGCACAGCAAGATTCGCAATACACCCATTATATGTATAATACCATTACTATTAATCCTGCTTATGCCGGTAGCCGTGGTGTAACAAGTATTTTTGGTTTGCATCGTACACAATGGGTCGGTTTAGACGGAGCACCTACTACAAATGCGTTTTCAATTCATTCCCCGATACAAAATTCAAGGTTAGGGATTGGACTTTCATTTGTAAATGACAAAATTGGAGCTGGAGATCAAAGTAATATTGGAGCAGATTTGTCATACTCGATTCCAACATCTGAGAAGTATGATTTGTCTTTTGGAATCAAAGTTTCGGCTGATTTGTTGAATGTGGATTACACTAAATTAAATCGATATGATCCCAGTAATCCCTTGTTTCAAAACAATATTGATAATGAGTTTGCACCCAATGTTGGGGCTGGGGTTTATTATCATTCGGATCAATTGTATTTAGGTTTTTCGGTTCCCAATTTTTTAAATGTAAGGCATTTTGATGACAATGCTTCGGCTGCTGTCAAAGACCGATTGCATTACTATTTAATGGGAGGTTATGTTTTTGATTTGAGTCCGTCGGTGAAGTTAAAACCAAGTGTTTTGACTAAAATAGTTTCGGGAGCTCCATTACAAGTTGATTTGTCTGCCAATGTTTTATTGCAGGATAAGGTTTCGTTAGGACTTGCTTATCGATGGAGTGCTGCTGCAACAGCTATGGCAGGGATCCAAATTACCGATGGATTACTGGTAGGCTATAGTTATGATTTTGATACCACAAGTCTGGAAAATTACAACTCAGGTTCTCATGAGATTTTCCTGCGTTTCGAATTGTTCAACATTCAAAGAAGGATAATAACTCCAAGATTCTTTTAA
- a CDS encoding glycosyltransferase, with product MNLNSPSKNILVAPLNWGLGHATRCIPIIKALQDNNFIPIIASDGIALDLLKKEFPYLKFLELPSYQIEYAKNGKYFKWKLLKNCPKMIEAILEEKRLVKKWIKKHDIDGIISDNRLGVFNKKVPSVFVTHQLNVMTGNTTWLSSILHQNIIKKYTECWIPDTASTPNLAGELSHLKNHDLNIKYIGPLSRMQQKKATKKYDLMIILSGPEPQRGMLEEKLKKEITLYNGNILFIKGIIEKEQKKEQIGSITFYNFMHSRQLEQALNESDIILCRSGYTSIMDLAKLNKKAFFIPTPGQYEQEYLAKKLKKEALVPFTKQELFTIKDLDQIDNYKGLSEIKSDLNWSEIFKVFSLNEH from the coding sequence ATGAATTTAAACTCTCCTAGCAAAAACATTTTAGTAGCTCCGTTAAACTGGGGCTTGGGACACGCAACACGCTGTATTCCTATTATTAAAGCCTTACAAGACAATAATTTCATACCAATTATTGCCTCAGACGGCATTGCTTTGGACTTATTAAAAAAAGAATTTCCCTATTTAAAATTTCTTGAACTACCTTCTTACCAAATAGAATATGCCAAAAACGGCAAGTATTTTAAATGGAAACTGCTCAAAAATTGCCCAAAAATGATTGAAGCCATTTTAGAAGAAAAAAGATTAGTAAAAAAATGGATTAAAAAACACGACATCGACGGAATTATCTCTGACAACAGACTTGGTGTATTTAACAAAAAAGTGCCTTCGGTATTTGTTACTCACCAACTCAATGTAATGACAGGAAATACTACCTGGTTGAGCAGCATTTTACATCAAAATATTATAAAAAAATATACCGAATGCTGGATTCCGGACACAGCAAGCACACCCAATTTAGCCGGCGAATTAAGTCATTTAAAAAATCATGATTTAAACATCAAATACATCGGGCCATTGAGTAGAATGCAGCAAAAAAAAGCAACTAAAAAATACGACTTGATGATTATACTTTCCGGCCCTGAACCGCAACGCGGAATGCTGGAAGAAAAATTGAAAAAAGAAATTACACTTTACAATGGTAACATTCTTTTTATAAAAGGAATTATAGAAAAAGAACAAAAAAAAGAGCAAATAGGTAGTATTACTTTTTATAACTTCATGCACAGCCGACAACTGGAACAAGCACTGAACGAAAGTGACATCATTCTTTGCCGCTCAGGATATACCTCGATTATGGATTTGGCAAAACTGAATAAAAAAGCCTTTTTTATTCCTACTCCCGGACAATACGAACAAGAATATTTAGCCAAAAAACTAAAAAAAGAAGCTCTTGTTCCTTTTACAAAACAAGAGCTTTTTACTATTAAAGATTTGGATCAAATTGACAACTACAAAGGGCTTTCTGAGATAAAATCAGATTTAAACTGGTCTGAAATTTTCAAAGTTTTTTCATTAAACGAACACTAA